Proteins co-encoded in one Populus trichocarpa isolate Nisqually-1 chromosome 10, P.trichocarpa_v4.1, whole genome shotgun sequence genomic window:
- the LOC7491607 gene encoding uricase-2 isozyme 1 yields MANELDGFNFEQRHGKARVRVARVWRNKSDHIHSMVEWGVSIILLSDCVNSYVRDDNSDIVATDTMKNTVYVKAKECSEQLSAENFAILLARHFTSFYKQVTTAIVKIVEKPWERVHINGQPHEHGFKLGSEKHTAEVTVQKSGVLKLTSGIEGLSVLKTTMSGFEGFIRDQYTALPETRERMLATEVTALWRYSYESASSIPKNPLYFTERYLDVKKSLANTFFGPPKEGVYSASVQRTLFQMAKAVLNRFPDISSIQLKMPNIHFLPVNISSKENTIVKFNDDVFLPTDEPHGSIEASLSRFWSKM; encoded by the exons ATGGCCAACGAGTTAGATGGGTTCAATTTCGAGCAGAGACATGGCAAAGCTAGAGTGAGAGTTGCAAGGGTTTGGAGGAACAAATCAGATCATATTCATTCCATGGTGGAATGGGGTGTTAGCATCATCCTGTTATCTGATTGTGTCAACTCCTATGTTCGTGATGATAACTCTGATATCGTTGCCACTGATACCATGAAAAACACT GTATATGTGAAAGCAAAGGAATGTTCAGAACAGCTTTCGGCAGAGAACTTTGCGATTCTGCTTGCTAGGCACTTCACATCATTTTACAAACAG GTAACTACTGCTATTGTAAAGATAGTGGAGAAGCCGTGGGAGCGTGTGCACATAAATGGGCAGCCACACGAACATG GTTTCAAACTTGGATCTGAGAAGCATACAGCTGAGGTAACAGTACAGAAGTCTGGTGTTCTAAAGCTGACTTCTGGTATAGAAGGATTGTCCGTGCTGAAGACAACCATG TCTGGTTTTGAAGGGTTTATTAGGGATCAGTATACAGCTCTGCCTGAAACTCGAGAGAGGATGCTGGCAACAGAAGTCACTGCATTGTGGAG GTATTCCTATGAATCTGCATCTAGCATCCCCAAGAACCCACTATACTTTACAGAGAGATATTTGGATGTGAAAAAATCTTTGGCCAACACTTTCTTTGGTCCTCCTAAGGAAGGCGTATACAGTGCATCTGTTCAAAGGACTCTTTTTCAAATGGCAAAGGCTGTACTCAACAG ATTTCCTGACATATCATCCATCCAACTAAAAATGCCAAATATCCATTTCCTACCGGTTAACATATCAAGCAAGGAAAACACCATTGTGAAG TTTAATGATGATGTTTTTCTACCTACCGACGAGCCACATGGTTCAATAGAAGCAAGCTTGAGCCGCTTCTGGTCAAAGATGTAG